The Macrobrachium nipponense isolate FS-2020 chromosome 1, ASM1510439v2, whole genome shotgun sequence genome includes a window with the following:
- the LOC135219038 gene encoding uncharacterized protein LOC135219038: MSPLDAAYITDIILQTLEKLGLDYKSLVGLGFDGASVMSGGISGVQKRIKEKALFAYYVHCYGHKLNLVLTSVAKNVPQASEFFSLLEEVYIFASNAVVHEKFLSIQREMFPEEQIRELQHLSDTRWWCQATSCDNALLRLECILRLLKDTSADDTGARAVSARGLLAQMDAEFVCLLQFFSEILGKISKVSQQLQDKQADLGKAAKLISCLHEDLADVRNSNLIENYSNRVDELCKKFDISPTVTENVQENLDNSVFYQMRCGAESSTTRHSLV; the protein is encoded by the coding sequence ATGTCTCCATTGGATGCTGCATATATCACAGACATAATACTGCAAACTCTAGAAAAATTAGGCTTAGATTATAAATCTCTTGTTGGCTTGGGATTTGATGGAGCATCAGTCATGAGTGGAGGAATTAGTGGCGTTCAGAAACGTATAAAAGAGAAAGCACTTTTTGCTTATTATGTTCATTGTTACGGTCATAAGCTCAATTTGGTTTTGACAAGTGTTGCAAAGAACGTACCACAAGCATCTGAATTTTTCAGTCTTCTTGAAGAAGTCTATATCTTTGCTAGTAATGCAGTGGTTCATGAGAAGTTCCTTTCTATACAGCgtgaaatgtttcctgaagaACAAATTCGAGAACTTCAACATCTCAGTGATACTCGCTGGTGGTGTCAGGCTACCTCCTGTGATAATGCTTTATTACGTCTGGAATGTATTTTAAGACTTTTGAAGGATACTTCTGCAGATGATACTGGAGCTCGAGCTGTATCTGCTAGAGGTTTACTTGCTCAGATGGAtgcagaatttgtttgtttattgcagtTTTTCTCTGAAATTCTGGGAAAAATAAGTAAGGTATCTCAGCAGCTGCAGGACAAACAGGCAGACCTTGGAAAAGCAGCTAAACTTATTTCTTGTCTTCATGAAGATTTAGCTGATGTAAGAAACTCCAACTTAATTGAGAATTACTCTAATAGGGTTGACGAACTctgtaaaaaatttgacatttcacCAACAGTGACAGAAAACGTTCAAGAAAACCTCGACAACTCCGTATTTTATCAGATGAGATGTGGAGCCGAGTCATCCACAACACGTCACAGTCTTGTATGA